A portion of the Sulfuriferula sp. AH1 genome contains these proteins:
- the icd gene encoding NADP-dependent isocitrate dehydrogenase, translating into MSYQHIQLPAFGEKITVNADATLNVPDQPIIPFIEGDGTGVDITPVMCKVVDAAVAKAYQGQRKIAWMETYAGEKAVKVYGNDIWLPEETVEAVREYVVSIKGPLTTPTSGGMRSLNVALRQMLDLYVCLRPVRYFQGVPSPVKAPEKVDMVIFRENTEDIYAGIEWEAGSAEVKKVIAFLQKKMGVKKIRFPESSAIGIKPVSIEGSERLIRRAIQYAIDNGRRSVTLVHKGNIMKFTEGGFKKWGYELAKREFGAVEIDGGPWCQLPNGIVIKDVIADAFLQQILLRPDEYDVIATLNLNGDYISDALAAEVGGIGIAPGANLSDSVAMFEATHGTAPKYAGKDYVNPGSIILSAEMMLRHLGWVEAADLIIDAMQGAIADKTVTYDFARLMDGATQVSCSAFGDAMIAQMR; encoded by the coding sequence ATGTCTTATCAACACATACAATTACCGGCATTCGGCGAAAAAATCACGGTCAACGCCGATGCAACACTGAATGTGCCCGACCAGCCCATTATCCCATTTATTGAAGGTGACGGTACCGGCGTTGATATCACCCCGGTAATGTGCAAAGTCGTTGATGCCGCAGTTGCCAAAGCCTATCAGGGCCAGCGCAAAATCGCCTGGATGGAAACCTATGCCGGCGAAAAAGCAGTCAAGGTCTACGGCAACGACATCTGGCTGCCTGAAGAAACCGTAGAGGCCGTACGCGAATACGTCGTATCCATCAAGGGTCCACTGACCACTCCGACTTCCGGCGGCATGCGCTCACTGAACGTGGCATTGCGGCAAATGCTGGATTTATACGTATGCTTGCGTCCGGTACGCTATTTCCAGGGCGTACCCAGCCCGGTCAAGGCGCCGGAAAAAGTGGACATGGTCATCTTCCGTGAAAATACTGAAGACATCTATGCCGGCATCGAATGGGAAGCCGGTTCGGCTGAGGTCAAAAAAGTCATTGCCTTTTTGCAGAAGAAAATGGGCGTCAAAAAAATCCGTTTCCCTGAATCTTCTGCGATCGGTATCAAGCCGGTGTCCATCGAAGGCAGCGAGCGCCTGATTCGCCGTGCGATCCAATACGCCATCGACAATGGCCGCCGCTCAGTGACCCTGGTGCACAAAGGCAATATCATGAAGTTCACCGAAGGCGGCTTCAAGAAATGGGGTTACGAATTAGCCAAACGCGAATTCGGCGCGGTAGAGATCGACGGCGGCCCGTGGTGTCAGTTGCCCAACGGCATCGTGATCAAGGACGTCATTGCCGACGCGTTCCTGCAGCAGATCCTGTTACGCCCGGATGAGTATGATGTGATTGCCACACTCAATCTCAATGGCGATTATATTTCCGACGCCCTGGCCGCTGAAGTTGGCGGTATCGGCATCGCTCCGGGCGCAAACCTGTCCGACTCGGTTGCCATGTTTGAAGCCACTCATGGCACCGCACCGAAATATGCCGGCAAGGATTATGTGAATCCGGGTTCGATCATCTTGTCTGCCGAAATGATGTTGCGGCATTTGGGCTGGGTTGAAGCGGCCGATCTGATTATCGACGCGATGCAGGGCGCTATCGCCGACAAAACGGTAACTTACGATTTTGCACGGTTGATGGATGGCGCAACGCAGGTGTCATGTTCGGCATTTGGTGACGCAATGATTGCACAGATGCGGTAA
- the clpS gene encoding ATP-dependent Clp protease adapter ClpS, producing MATRQRDDTLLAPSKAKLEPPPLHKVMLLNDDYTPMDFVVHVVQHFFHKTHEQATQIMLKVHTEGRGVCGLYPADVAATKVAQVIAFARQHQHPLQCVMEEN from the coding sequence ATGGCTACGCGACAACGTGACGACACACTATTGGCGCCCAGCAAGGCAAAACTTGAGCCACCCCCTTTGCATAAAGTAATGCTGCTCAACGACGATTACACGCCAATGGATTTCGTAGTGCATGTGGTCCAGCATTTTTTTCACAAAACTCATGAACAAGCGACACAAATTATGCTCAAAGTACATACTGAAGGTCGCGGAGTTTGCGGTTTGTATCCCGCCGATGTCGCCGCCACTAAAGTCGCTCAGGTGATCGCGTTTGCTCGCCAGCATCAACATCCGCTTCAATGCGTGATGGAGGAAAATTAA
- the mnmA gene encoding tRNA 2-thiouridine(34) synthase MnmA: MNKANPHIVVGMSGGVDSAVTALLLKQQGYRVTGVFMKNWEDDEDENCPARQDFLDVLAVAEMIGIEVEAVNFSAEYKDRVFSYFLREYQAGRTPNPDVLCNAEIKFKAFLDYAIGLGAEKIATGHYARLHERDGFFELHKAVDSSKDQSYFLYRLNQAQLSRSMFPLGELHKTEVRRIAEQAGLPNAAKKDSTGICFIGERPFREFLQRYLPIQPGDMRTPEGRVMGRHQGLMYHTIGQRQGLGIGGAGEPWFVAGKDIVRNELIVVQGHDHPLLYSSRLFAADLSWAAGTAPDSAQAYAAKTRYRQSDAPCRLVQVTANAVTIAFDSPQWAVTPGQSVVLYQGDVCLGGGIIQGSEPSAADSLA; the protein is encoded by the coding sequence ATGAATAAAGCAAACCCCCATATTGTCGTCGGCATGTCCGGCGGTGTCGATTCCGCCGTGACCGCCTTGCTGTTAAAGCAGCAGGGCTACCGCGTCACCGGTGTCTTCATGAAAAACTGGGAGGACGATGAAGACGAAAACTGCCCGGCGCGTCAGGATTTTCTCGATGTGCTGGCTGTCGCCGAGATGATCGGTATCGAAGTGGAAGCGGTGAATTTCAGTGCCGAATACAAGGATCGCGTGTTCAGTTACTTTCTGCGGGAATATCAGGCGGGACGCACTCCGAACCCTGATGTGCTCTGCAATGCTGAAATCAAGTTCAAGGCTTTTCTCGATTATGCGATAGGACTGGGCGCTGAAAAAATCGCGACCGGGCATTACGCGCGCTTGCATGAGCGTGATGGCTTTTTCGAGTTGCATAAGGCTGTCGATTCGAGCAAGGATCAGAGCTATTTCCTGTATCGTCTGAACCAGGCGCAACTCTCCAGATCCATGTTCCCGCTGGGAGAGCTGCATAAAACCGAAGTGCGCAGAATCGCTGAACAAGCCGGTTTGCCCAATGCGGCGAAAAAAGACAGCACCGGCATCTGCTTCATCGGCGAACGTCCGTTCCGCGAGTTTTTGCAGCGCTATTTGCCGATACAGCCTGGCGACATGCGCACCCCGGAAGGTCGGGTAATGGGCCGGCATCAGGGTCTGATGTATCACACCATCGGACAGCGTCAGGGACTGGGTATTGGCGGCGCCGGCGAGCCATGGTTCGTTGCCGGCAAGGACATCGTCCGCAACGAGCTCATTGTCGTGCAAGGCCATGATCATCCGTTGCTCTACAGTTCGCGGCTGTTTGCTGCTGATCTGAGCTGGGCCGCGGGCACGGCACCCGATAGCGCGCAGGCTTATGCCGCCAAAACCCGTTACCGGCAGTCAGACGCGCCGTGCAGGTTGGTGCAGGTCACCGCCAATGCCGTGACGATTGCTTTCGACTCACCGCAATGGGCGGTAACGCCGGGGCAATCCGTGGTGCTGTATCAGGGCGATGTGTGCCTCGGCGGCGGCATCATTCAGGGCAGCGAACCTTCCGCTGCCGACTCGCTGGCTTAA
- a CDS encoding winged helix-turn-helix domain-containing protein has protein sequence MTTLSDTQVWGRVWITRNGRNFIGRGRVELLKKIGEMGSISKAAKSMKMSYKAAWDAVDAMGNAFGQAVVTTSTGGKGGGGAQLTLKAHQVIAAFEKMESQHAQMLQTLTAEFNAMMA, from the coding sequence ATGACAACACTATCTGACACGCAAGTATGGGGCAGAGTATGGATAACGCGCAATGGTAGAAATTTCATTGGGCGCGGGCGTGTGGAACTGCTAAAGAAGATCGGCGAAATGGGTTCGATCTCGAAAGCCGCCAAATCGATGAAGATGAGCTACAAGGCGGCGTGGGATGCGGTAGATGCGATGGGAAATGCCTTCGGTCAGGCCGTGGTCACCACTAGCACTGGCGGTAAAGGCGGCGGCGGGGCGCAACTGACTCTGAAAGCCCATCAGGTGATTGCTGCGTTTGAAAAAATGGAATCGCAGCATGCGCAGATGCTGCAGACGCTGACCGCCGAGTTTAACGCGATGATGGCTTAA
- a CDS encoding NUDIX hydrolase codes for MIWKPHVTVAAVIEQAGKFLLVEENTSDGVLFNQPAGHLDAGESIIAAVIRETLEETAYHFVPESLIGIYQWHQPAHDRTYLRFAFAGRITGHEPGRALDAGIIRAVWQAPEDIRASRQRHRSPLVSDCVDDYLGGVRYPLTLLRHYG; via the coding sequence ATGATCTGGAAACCCCATGTAACGGTTGCCGCCGTGATTGAACAGGCAGGAAAATTTCTGCTGGTGGAAGAGAATACCTCTGATGGCGTTTTATTCAATCAGCCCGCGGGTCATCTTGATGCCGGCGAATCCATTATTGCCGCGGTGATCCGCGAGACGCTGGAGGAAACCGCTTACCATTTCGTACCGGAGTCGCTGATCGGGATTTATCAGTGGCACCAGCCTGCACATGACCGTACTTATTTACGTTTTGCTTTCGCTGGCCGAATTACCGGCCATGAGCCGGGGCGGGCATTGGATGCTGGCATTATCCGGGCGGTATGGCAGGCGCCGGAAGATATCCGTGCATCGCGGCAGCGTCATCGCAGCCCTTTGGTGAGCGACTGCGTTGACGATTATCTCGGCGGCGTGCGCTATCCGCTTACACTATTACGCCATTACGGATGA
- a CDS encoding DUF302 domain-containing protein, which produces MKTILTGLVLLILGINLPAIAADTSGFSKIYTVKGDFDSVRDSLVTAVEGRGLKINHINHISEMLDRTGKDLGATQQIYLNAEQIEFCSAVLSRKMMAANPANILMCPYSIAVYNLPAQPNTIYVAYRIPPAVSDKTSAAVFLEVKKLLNDIIQEGISLAM; this is translated from the coding sequence ATGAAAACGATTCTAACCGGCCTGGTCTTGCTCATACTGGGCATCAACCTGCCTGCCATTGCGGCGGACACCAGCGGATTCAGCAAAATCTACACGGTCAAGGGCGATTTCGACAGCGTACGCGATTCTCTGGTCACCGCTGTGGAAGGACGCGGTTTGAAAATCAATCATATCAATCATATCAGTGAGATGCTCGACCGTACCGGAAAAGACCTGGGCGCGACCCAGCAAATCTATCTGAATGCGGAACAAATAGAGTTTTGCAGCGCGGTGCTTTCGCGCAAGATGATGGCAGCCAATCCGGCCAATATTCTGATGTGCCCGTACAGCATCGCCGTGTATAACCTGCCAGCCCAGCCGAACACCATTTACGTCGCCTATCGCATCCCGCCTGCCGTCAGTGACAAGACATCCGCAGCAGTTTTCCTCGAAGTCAAAAAGTTGCTTAACGACATCATCCAGGAAGGTATTTCCCTGGCGATGTAA
- the moaD gene encoding molybdopterin converting factor subunit 1, which yields MNVKVLYFARLREQFGISEETVALPDNAVMVAMLLDVLRARGGVWAEQLAAGKAYRVAVNQGLVDQVAPIEAGDEVAIFPPVTGG from the coding sequence ATGAACGTCAAAGTACTCTATTTCGCCAGATTGCGTGAACAGTTCGGCATCAGCGAAGAAACCGTAGCGCTGCCGGATAACGCCGTGATGGTAGCGATGCTGCTGGATGTGCTGCGTGCCCGCGGCGGCGTATGGGCCGAACAGTTGGCGGCCGGCAAGGCGTATCGCGTGGCAGTCAATCAGGGGCTGGTCGATCAGGTCGCGCCGATCGAGGCCGGCGACGAAGTCGCCATCTTCCCGCCGGTGACCGGAGGTTAA
- the orn gene encoding oligoribonuclease: MAQDQNNLIWIDMEMSGLLPDTDRILEIALVVTDSQFNTIAEAPVLVVHQCDAVLDGMDSWNKGTHGKSGLIDKVKASTLNETTVEQQMLDFLKQYVPARISPMCGNSICQDRRFLARYMPKLEEYFHYRNLDVSTLKELAKRWKPEIVKNFTKNSKHEALSDIYDSIAEMNHYRELFIRLD, encoded by the coding sequence ATGGCACAAGATCAAAACAACCTCATCTGGATAGACATGGAAATGTCCGGCTTACTCCCCGATACCGACCGTATTCTGGAAATCGCGCTGGTAGTGACCGATTCCCAGTTCAACACGATAGCCGAGGCCCCAGTGCTGGTTGTGCATCAGTGCGATGCCGTACTCGATGGCATGGATTCGTGGAATAAAGGCACGCACGGCAAATCCGGCCTGATTGACAAAGTGAAGGCATCGACGCTGAACGAAACTACTGTCGAACAGCAAATGCTGGATTTTCTGAAGCAGTATGTCCCTGCCCGCATTTCGCCGATGTGCGGCAATTCGATTTGTCAGGACCGCCGCTTTCTGGCGCGTTACATGCCGAAACTGGAGGAATATTTCCACTACCGCAACCTCGATGTCAGCACACTCAAGGAACTCGCCAAGCGCTGGAAACCGGAGATCGTCAAAAACTTCACCAAGAACAGCAAACACGAGGCGCTATCGGATATTTACGACTCCATCGCCGAGATGAACCATTACCGCGAACTCTTTATCCGGCTGGATTAA
- a CDS encoding cytochrome c encodes MKQLLVALALVSISSTSLAAPFEKGDPKIGKALVDKSCQSCHASMFGGDASRIYTRPDHKVKTPQQLAARISACNANTGTGWFPEDEAHVAAYLNQQYYKFK; translated from the coding sequence ATGAAACAACTACTTGTCGCATTAGCGCTGGTGAGCATTTCCAGCACGTCTCTGGCCGCGCCCTTTGAGAAAGGTGACCCGAAGATCGGCAAAGCCCTGGTTGATAAGTCCTGTCAGAGCTGCCATGCGTCGATGTTCGGCGGTGATGCCTCCAGAATCTATACCCGTCCGGATCACAAGGTTAAAACCCCGCAACAATTGGCTGCACGCATCAGCGCTTGCAATGCCAATACCGGAACAGGCTGGTTCCCCGAAGATGAGGCGCACGTTGCCGCGTATCTGAATCAGCAGTACTACAAGTTCAAGTAA
- the glp gene encoding gephyrin-like molybdotransferase Glp gives MLTADQLLSELLDRARALTATETLPTEAAGGRVLAAAQVSAITVPPLDNSAMDGYAVRAAECHGGQPLLVSQRIAAGHMGEPLQIASAARIFTGAPIPPGADAVVMQEHCTVDGNTIHVQRPVKPGDNIRRAGEDIMAGAEILPPGTRIGAAHMGLAASVGLATLPVYRRLKVASFSTGDELAQPGTALQPGQIYNSNRYTLTGLVQALECEWIDMGAIPDTLSDTIATLHRAATLADVIITSGGVSVGEEDHVKAAVSQLGTIDLWKVAMKPGKPVAFGRIGEADFIGLPGNPVSAFATFSLFARPFLLKRMGATQLRPTIYRVRAASEWLKSGDRREFLRGRTRIADDGELEVQLYPNQSSGVLNSTVWANGFVDLEIGQTIRIGDMVRFIPFSEVLQ, from the coding sequence GTGCTGACTGCAGATCAACTGTTAAGCGAATTACTGGATCGCGCCCGCGCTTTGACCGCAACCGAGACCCTGCCGACCGAGGCTGCCGGCGGACGCGTACTGGCGGCTGCCCAGGTGTCCGCCATCACCGTACCGCCGCTGGACAACAGCGCAATGGACGGCTATGCGGTACGCGCCGCAGAATGCCATGGCGGCCAGCCTTTACTGGTCTCGCAGCGCATCGCGGCCGGCCATATGGGCGAGCCGCTGCAGATCGCCAGTGCGGCGCGCATTTTCACTGGCGCACCGATCCCGCCGGGTGCCGACGCGGTGGTAATGCAGGAACATTGCACGGTCGACGGCAACACCATCCATGTACAACGCCCGGTCAAACCCGGCGACAATATCCGCCGTGCGGGCGAAGACATCATGGCCGGCGCCGAGATACTGCCGCCCGGCACCCGTATCGGCGCAGCCCACATGGGGCTGGCCGCATCGGTCGGACTGGCGACGCTGCCGGTATACCGCCGTCTGAAAGTGGCAAGCTTTTCCACCGGCGACGAATTGGCACAGCCCGGCACCGCGCTGCAACCCGGACAGATTTACAACTCCAACCGCTATACGCTGACCGGCCTGGTGCAGGCACTGGAATGCGAATGGATAGATATGGGCGCGATTCCCGACACGCTGAGCGACACCATAGCCACCCTACACCGCGCAGCCACCCTGGCTGACGTCATCATCACCAGCGGCGGCGTCTCGGTCGGCGAAGAAGACCATGTCAAAGCCGCCGTCAGCCAACTGGGGACGATAGACTTGTGGAAAGTCGCGATGAAGCCGGGCAAACCAGTGGCTTTTGGTCGTATCGGTGAAGCCGATTTCATCGGCTTGCCCGGCAATCCGGTATCGGCATTTGCAACATTCAGCCTGTTTGCCCGGCCGTTCCTGCTCAAACGCATGGGCGCAACGCAATTGCGCCCAACGATTTATCGCGTACGTGCCGCCAGCGAATGGCTGAAATCCGGCGATCGCCGCGAGTTCCTGCGCGGCCGCACCCGGATTGCCGACGACGGCGAGCTCGAAGTTCAGCTCTATCCGAACCAGAGTTCGGGCGTGCTCAATTCCACCGTCTGGGCCAATGGCTTCGTCGATCTGGAAATCGGGCAAACCATCCGGATTGGTGATATGGTTAGATTCATCCCTTTTAGCGAAGTGCTGCAATGA
- a CDS encoding M48 family metallopeptidase, whose translation MNTFTLIFLSALALTTGLRVWLAMRQIRHVRQHRDSVPAAFTDRISLEQHRKAADYTVAKSRFSLLQITLEVLLVLGFTLAGGVDWLARFWSGHADRMIVANVALIASVIVLSGLAELPLEIYRKFRLEQRFGFNTMTMRQFLTDMIMQLVLGAVLGLPLLFAVLWIIASAGVYWWLYAWLLWVGFNLLILAIYPNFIAPLFNKFEPLPDGELKQRISQLLQKCGFAAQGLFVMDGSKRSRHGNAYFTGFGKSKRIVLFDTLLKHLQSSEIEAVLAHELGHFHHRHVMKRMVWIFGMSLAFLWVLNMLMTSPWFFAGLNVSQIGAGAGFVLFFLVLPIFTLPLQPLSSVYSRKHEFEADQYAAQHAEAGNLISALIKLYRDNAATLTPDSLYSLFYDSHPNAQQRVARLSSSVHNEAIIF comes from the coding sequence ATGAATACATTTACTTTGATTTTCCTGAGCGCACTGGCGCTGACCACAGGGTTACGAGTCTGGTTGGCAATGCGGCAGATTCGGCATGTCCGGCAACATCGCGATAGCGTTCCCGCTGCTTTTACTGACCGGATCAGTCTGGAACAGCACCGGAAAGCAGCCGATTATACTGTCGCCAAGAGCCGTTTCTCGCTGCTGCAAATAACGCTGGAAGTACTGCTGGTATTGGGCTTTACGCTGGCGGGTGGCGTCGACTGGCTGGCCCGGTTCTGGTCCGGGCATGCGGACCGCATGATCGTGGCGAATGTCGCGCTCATTGCCAGTGTAATCGTGCTGAGCGGGCTGGCGGAACTGCCGTTGGAGATATACCGGAAATTCAGGCTGGAGCAGCGCTTCGGTTTTAATACCATGACAATGCGGCAGTTCCTCACCGATATGATAATGCAGCTGGTGCTGGGCGCGGTATTGGGCTTGCCGTTATTGTTTGCGGTGCTGTGGATCATCGCATCGGCAGGTGTCTACTGGTGGCTGTATGCCTGGCTGCTCTGGGTCGGATTCAATTTGCTGATACTGGCGATCTATCCCAATTTTATTGCGCCGCTATTCAACAAGTTCGAGCCGCTGCCCGACGGTGAGCTGAAACAGCGCATCTCTCAGCTGCTGCAGAAATGCGGTTTTGCCGCGCAAGGTTTGTTTGTGATGGATGGCTCCAAGCGCAGCCGTCACGGCAATGCTTACTTTACCGGGTTTGGCAAGAGTAAGCGTATCGTATTGTTCGACACGCTGCTCAAGCACCTGCAGTCCAGCGAGATAGAAGCGGTCCTGGCGCATGAGTTGGGGCATTTCCATCACCGGCATGTGATGAAACGCATGGTGTGGATATTCGGCATGAGTCTGGCATTCCTGTGGGTGCTCAATATGCTGATGACCAGCCCGTGGTTTTTCGCCGGTCTGAATGTCTCGCAAATTGGTGCCGGCGCCGGCTTCGTGCTGTTCTTTCTGGTATTGCCCATTTTCACTTTACCGTTGCAGCCGCTTTCCAGCGTGTATTCGCGTAAGCACGAATTCGAGGCGGATCAGTATGCAGCGCAGCATGCCGAGGCTGGCAATCTGATTAGTGCACTGATCAAGCTTTATCGTGATAATGCAGCAACGCTGACGCCTGACAGCTTATATTCATTGTTTTACGATTCACATCCGAATGCCCAGCAGCGGGTAGCGCGTTTATCTTCTTCGGTGCATAATGAAGCAATCATTTTTTGA
- a CDS encoding cold-shock protein — protein MATGTVKWFNDSKGFGFITPDDGSEDLFAHFSAINMGGFKTLKEGQKVSFEVSQGPKGKQASNIQPA, from the coding sequence ATGGCAACTGGCACAGTTAAATGGTTCAACGATTCTAAAGGTTTCGGTTTTATTACTCCTGACGACGGAAGCGAAGATCTTTTCGCACATTTTTCCGCAATCAATATGGGTGGTTTCAAAACCCTTAAAGAAGGCCAAAAAGTCAGCTTCGAAGTCTCCCAAGGACCTAAAGGCAAACAAGCTTCAAATATTCAGCCTGCTTAA
- a CDS encoding pseudouridine synthase: MRQVILFNKPYGVVCQFSPDGRHPTLKDFIPIADIYAAGRLDTDSEGLLILTDDGRLQHQLAHPMHKLPKTYWVQVEGEITDTALQTLAQGVDLGDFVTQPACAEHIAEPAGLWTRTPPVRYRKHIPTSWIALTITEGKNRQVRRMTAKTGYPTLRLIRARIGGFILDQLAPGQYRSVDANEIANILQEPVNRR, from the coding sequence ATGCGGCAAGTTATCCTGTTCAATAAACCCTATGGCGTGGTTTGCCAGTTCAGTCCTGATGGCAGGCATCCCACCCTGAAAGACTTCATTCCGATTGCTGACATCTATGCTGCCGGTCGGCTTGATACCGACAGTGAAGGTTTGCTTATTTTAACCGATGATGGTCGGTTACAGCATCAACTCGCTCATCCCATGCACAAATTACCCAAAACTTATTGGGTGCAGGTGGAAGGGGAGATTACCGATACCGCGTTGCAAACTCTGGCGCAAGGCGTTGATTTGGGCGACTTCGTAACCCAGCCTGCGTGTGCGGAACATATCGCCGAGCCAGCAGGGTTGTGGACGCGCACGCCGCCCGTGCGTTATCGGAAGCATATTCCGACGAGCTGGATTGCACTGACCATCACCGAAGGCAAGAATCGGCAAGTAAGGCGGATGACCGCCAAAACCGGTTATCCGACACTGCGTCTGATTCGTGCCCGGATCGGAGGATTCATACTCGATCAACTCGCACCCGGACAATATCGCTCTGTGGATGCAAATGAGATTGCAAATATTTTGCAGGAACCTGTCAACCGGCGTTAA
- the moaE gene encoding molybdopterin synthase catalytic subunit MoaE, whose protein sequence is MKIAVQSEDFDLSTEVAAMRANQPQIGAIASFVGLVRDINDGSSVAAMSLEHYPAMTEKALRAIAAEAAQRWQIIDATIIHRIGDLYPSDQIVLVTVASMHRHDAFAACEFIMDFLKTSAPFWKKELTPQGARWVDARETDENATQRWVKPSSR, encoded by the coding sequence ATGAAAATCGCGGTTCAAAGCGAAGATTTCGATCTCAGCACCGAAGTCGCCGCCATGCGTGCCAACCAGCCGCAAATCGGCGCGATAGCGAGTTTTGTCGGCCTGGTACGCGACATCAACGACGGCAGCTCCGTTGCCGCGATGAGTCTGGAGCATTATCCGGCAATGACGGAAAAGGCCTTGCGCGCGATCGCAGCCGAAGCTGCACAACGCTGGCAGATCATCGACGCTACCATCATCCATCGTATCGGCGACTTGTATCCGAGCGACCAGATCGTACTGGTCACAGTGGCTTCCATGCATCGCCATGACGCGTTCGCCGCTTGCGAATTCATCATGGATTTTTTGAAGACGAGCGCACCGTTCTGGAAAAAGGAACTTACTCCGCAAGGCGCGCGCTGGGTGGATGCACGCGAGACCGACGAAAATGCCACGCAGCGCTGGGTTAAGCCATCATCGCGTTAA